From the genome of Bubalus bubalis isolate 160015118507 breed Murrah chromosome 2, NDDB_SH_1, whole genome shotgun sequence, one region includes:
- the MYLK4 gene encoding myosin light chain kinase family member 4 isoform X6, translating into MEGKGAGGPWSTPQASRAGDSLQGRAPEPSGAEAPRQQALETPLADAPAPPAPFDHRIVTARQAAVNSFYTVSRTEILGGGRFGQVHKCEEKATGLKLAAKIIKTRGMKDKDDVKNEISVMNQLDHVNLIQLYDAFESKNDIVLVMEYVDGGELFDRIIDDNCNLTELDTILFIRQICEGIRHMHQMYILHLDLKPENILCVNRDTKQIKIIDFGLARRYKPREKLKVNFGTPEFLAPEVVNYDFVSFPTDMWSVGVIAYMLLSGLSPFLGDDDAETLNNILACRWDLEDQEFQDVSEEAREFISKLLIKEKSWRISASEALKHPWLSDHKLHSRLSTQKRKNCCSDAQDPVTK; encoded by the exons ATGGAGGGTAAAGGAGCCGGGGGCCCTTGGAGCACACCGCAAGCCAGCCGCGCTGGGGACTCCCTGCAAGGCAGAGCCCCCGAGCCCTCTGGAGCAGAGGCCCCCAGGCAGCAAGCTCTGGAGACCCCCCTGG CTGACGCCCCGGCACCGCCCGCGCCGTTCGACCATCGCATCGTGACGGCCAGGCAGGCCGCGGTCAACAGCTTCTACACCGTGAGCAGGACCGAGATCTTGGGAGG TGGGCGCTTCGGCCAAGTTCACAAGTGTGAGGAGAAAGCCACAGGCTTGAAGCTGGCGGCCAAGATCATCAAGACCAGGGGCATGAAGGACAAG gatGACGTGAAGAACGAGATCAGCGTCATGAACCAGCTGGACCACGTGAACCTCATCCAGCTCTACGACGCCTTCGAGTCTAAGAACGACATCGTCCTGGTCATGGAGTA CGTGGACGGAGGCGAGCTCTTCGATCGCATCATCGACGACAACTGCAACCTGACGGAGCTCGACACCATCCTGTTCATCAGGCAGATATGCGAGGGGATAAGACACATGCACCAGATGTACATCCTCCACCTGGACCTGAAG CCTGAGAACATCCTGTGTGTGAATCGGGacactaaacaaataaaaattattgactTTGGATTGGCCAGAAG GTACAAACCCAgagagaagctgaaggtgaacttTGGAACTCCTGAATTCCTCGCCCCTGAAGTTGTGAACTACGATTTTGTCTCCTTCCCCACTGACATGTGGAGTGTGGGCGTCATCGCCTACATGCT ACTCAGCGGCTTGTCCCCCTTCCTGGGCGACGACGATGCCGAGACCCTGAACAACATCCTGGCCTGCAGGTGGGACCTGGAGGACCAAGAGTTCCAGGACGTCTCGGAGGAGGCCCGGGAGTTCATCTCCAAGCTTCTCATTAAGGAGAAGAG CTGGAGAATCAGTGCTAGTGAGGCTCTCAAGCACCCTTGGCTGTCGGATCACAAGCTCCACTCCAGGCTCAGCACGCAG
- the MYLK4 gene encoding myosin light chain kinase family member 4 isoform X5: MSNCVLFLLPVETHGEFQAKEQAWSLPGRKDAAPATATDERTAAPAADAPAPPAPFDHRIVTARQAAVNSFYTVSRTEILGGGRFGQVHKCEEKATGLKLAAKIIKTRGMKDKDDVKNEISVMNQLDHVNLIQLYDAFESKNDIVLVMEYVDGGELFDRIIDDNCNLTELDTILFIRQICEGIRHMHQMYILHLDLKPENILCVNRDTKQIKIIDFGLARRYKPREKLKVNFGTPEFLAPEVVNYDFVSFPTDMWSVGVIAYMLLSGLSPFLGDDDAETLNNILACRWDLEDQEFQDVSEEAREFISKLLIKEKSWRISASEALKHPWLSDHKLHSRLSTQKRKNCCSDAQDPVTK; this comes from the exons ATGAGCAACTGTGTGCTGTTTTTGCTTCCTGTGGAAACCCACGGAGAATTCCAG GCTAAGGAGCAAGCGTGGTCACTCCCTGGCCGGAAGGACGCAGCACCTGCCACCGCCACCGACGAAAGGACAGCGGCCCCCGCAG CTGACGCCCCGGCACCGCCCGCGCCGTTCGACCATCGCATCGTGACGGCCAGGCAGGCCGCGGTCAACAGCTTCTACACCGTGAGCAGGACCGAGATCTTGGGAGG TGGGCGCTTCGGCCAAGTTCACAAGTGTGAGGAGAAAGCCACAGGCTTGAAGCTGGCGGCCAAGATCATCAAGACCAGGGGCATGAAGGACAAG gatGACGTGAAGAACGAGATCAGCGTCATGAACCAGCTGGACCACGTGAACCTCATCCAGCTCTACGACGCCTTCGAGTCTAAGAACGACATCGTCCTGGTCATGGAGTA CGTGGACGGAGGCGAGCTCTTCGATCGCATCATCGACGACAACTGCAACCTGACGGAGCTCGACACCATCCTGTTCATCAGGCAGATATGCGAGGGGATAAGACACATGCACCAGATGTACATCCTCCACCTGGACCTGAAG CCTGAGAACATCCTGTGTGTGAATCGGGacactaaacaaataaaaattattgactTTGGATTGGCCAGAAG GTACAAACCCAgagagaagctgaaggtgaacttTGGAACTCCTGAATTCCTCGCCCCTGAAGTTGTGAACTACGATTTTGTCTCCTTCCCCACTGACATGTGGAGTGTGGGCGTCATCGCCTACATGCT ACTCAGCGGCTTGTCCCCCTTCCTGGGCGACGACGATGCCGAGACCCTGAACAACATCCTGGCCTGCAGGTGGGACCTGGAGGACCAAGAGTTCCAGGACGTCTCGGAGGAGGCCCGGGAGTTCATCTCCAAGCTTCTCATTAAGGAGAAGAG CTGGAGAATCAGTGCTAGTGAGGCTCTCAAGCACCCTTGGCTGTCGGATCACAAGCTCCACTCCAGGCTCAGCACGCAG